One window of Ignavibacteriota bacterium genomic DNA carries:
- the sprA gene encoding cell surface protein SprA → MKKSAPVILLLCMLFTGKSYSYNNFSFIYYSNPLSNLAGSQLPSWFFLNYNFFLPIYLQSEWELEDNPLFQRDTVSTYHFATPTYLKKPDVQRTNFYDHKFGLNQQNQPDGLNVRKSMDEMGEKFVSVEMVDSNEVGIPYVMNLDEYTKIRQKQLQQQIWDSLLTRYDLTMALSQGDLARLIGSATGLTIPVPPNPVMSIFGKPEIGINVNGEVNLRIGWRWDSQNLGTVSQFGQTQSAPIFHQDIRVNVSGRVGDKLKLNTDWNTRRTFDMDNTFKVGYEGYDDDIIKLVEVGNVNLPLPTTLIRGGQTLFGVRADFQFGPLFLKTLFSQRRGERRFVDVQGGASKQYFSLRAYDFARNHFFLDTAYFKIYNKYFENSNPVIPPEADPYRIKEIEVYESTNDVREGEIIAGRSIAIADLEPIRALAGEKYPEQLLETPIRAGFVERGNFARMDSSKYRYDPNLGTIHIRNMRVDRYYAVAYRIEGPTSAREDDLCFGNLASIAGPKDTLILKLIYRPNLQPGFKSLWDRQMKNIFDINSRNINVAETNINVWYLNRNNDSTDVIEGAPDKLVTIFQVDQVNNASGAPQPDGLFDLVPPFFDANEGLITFPNVRPFDSALVKYFSRPEIGNPELAFQYMFSAPYDTTYEIARLNTARDRFIISGEVSGRASNRIQLGGFNIARGSVRVTLDGVELIENQDYVIDYFAGTLTLRNQRATLPNANLKVEYEQRDIFNIATKTLAGIRGDFILHKSRNTLANLGFTFMHYDQAAVIDRVRLGEEPMSNSIFGFDGTLDLQAPWLTKALDYLPFYDTKAPSSLTMRGEWAMILPTPNKRTSDIASDNNEPVVYIDDFEGAQRYIPLGLNASQWSHASPAVDTDYWEHDTIAVNFKGRMFWYQYFIPRVPIREVYPNNETYQAGRNFLNPLHINFDPNIRGIYNKNPEYLDENNEGYFNPNDRFSQRDTVKPRVWGGMMRLLSTFNTNFDNENVEFLELMIKVNGRDPGQTRLFIDLGQISEDVIPNQVNDTEDGITPASPRVNGIIDPGEDIGIDAKANDREREDYPFPINQEQDPARDDYAFNFQKDDRDRTPDDFVKYNNYEGNATVSELGQFPDQEVLNRNNGQEISLDNSYFSYEVNLSQYDFEAEQNSQIIGGNPEAGWFLYRIPIRKPNSSVGNPLFSNIQYVRVRVQGGFLDASIADWRLVGSQWQRVSNLTETDEKDSVLSVAFVNLWENSGPPDYYTMPPGVAAPRLLNNPDPTRDVRMNEQSIAVGVKNLRYGEERMSVRFFRPMDIFFYKKLKFFIHGDGSMPDVLIPGAVPKAYAFIRFGIDSSNYYEYRRPLTRGWTDVGIDLIQLSSIKQIRDSLVLYDRFEQPVPGDPYATFVVKGNPILTRVQFFGLGISNPNERFPNDLTTTMWVDELRLLSPEQSADWSGIGSMNLVLADLGTIHANFQQKLPNFHQLEERFGDRAHTLNWNVTMTGNLEKFAPKSFNQMRIPITYTHSEIVQTPEFVANNDINLNEAATAAYNKAIADGKTPGEAQAARDNVINRSQTMQVTDSWAITGFKLGIPVKHWLISETFNKVTVGYSYNQQYERTPIYEERFNWQWRLNLQHNLNIPELLVVKPLTWLAGVPFFGAYSEWKINFLPAMFNTNITMNRRRQTEQSRFLDFPSPIIRDFSANRLYSFSWKLTEGGFLNPVIDYSVNTNSTLVNHEFDEFGNQRTGSEIFNQMMFRDGQLIDFGINNMHTQVVTINLRPMLPNVFSINKYFDITGLFNTTYNWTDPLQSNPEIRDIVKNASFNNSIRFSLGFRLKSLGEEWFGIQQAPKAPPGLRTNRPPDTTKKAGPTISMPLLILKTIFFDWEKVDFVFNQQNSSTNPGVFGGTGMHNFWVNGMTFRESQMSQGPSWAYQMGLIEHPHGGFNLLPSASFPFIRAETYPGLRPANARLQDNFRQTTNLEIKTSRPLWEGARIDLNWKTEVGFNKNQTVVTDEFGNPSFTNIISVESFNRTFHTFPTIFGLNVFNNSIENVIRLYEQEKVFIDQAWEAGIINDVERNQRYQEALNNSFYEGLEAFSLSKGGAGKFLPAVNWSIRWEGLEKFALWKNLITRMSVDHQYVSTYQENAQITDNGRAVLTQTVQYGFQPFIGVNVAFDEDMLDGILTATLRWSNTKSYNINNAARASVNSQLTNEITAQASYTMRGFEFPIFGINLKNDLEYSFLLTYKRNKRHTFDITRPSDTYAGDNSEGETLDGNTQIIVEPRARYSLSSRLTASFFVRYEGTFTEGAAQPGFHTTQVGFDLRISIAGGR, encoded by the coding sequence AAACCTGAAATCGGAATAAATGTCAATGGCGAAGTTAACCTTAGAATAGGTTGGAGATGGGATTCTCAGAATCTCGGTACTGTATCTCAGTTTGGACAGACGCAGTCAGCTCCTATTTTTCATCAGGATATCAGAGTAAATGTAAGTGGTAGAGTTGGCGATAAACTTAAACTGAATACTGACTGGAATACACGACGTACTTTCGATATGGACAATACCTTCAAAGTTGGATACGAAGGTTATGATGATGATATAATCAAACTTGTCGAAGTTGGTAATGTGAATTTGCCTCTGCCTACTACTCTTATCAGAGGCGGACAGACATTATTTGGTGTAAGAGCAGACTTTCAATTCGGACCTCTTTTCCTCAAAACATTGTTTTCGCAAAGACGGGGAGAAAGAAGGTTTGTTGATGTTCAGGGTGGTGCCAGCAAGCAGTATTTTTCATTGAGAGCTTATGATTTCGCAAGAAATCACTTCTTTTTGGATACAGCATATTTCAAAATTTATAATAAATATTTTGAAAATTCAAATCCTGTAATACCACCTGAAGCAGACCCTTACCGAATTAAAGAAATTGAAGTTTATGAGTCAACCAATGATGTTCGCGAAGGTGAAATTATCGCCGGTCGCTCAATAGCAATTGCTGACTTAGAGCCAATCAGAGCACTCGCAGGTGAAAAATATCCTGAACAGCTCCTTGAAACACCAATTCGTGCAGGTTTTGTTGAGCGTGGAAACTTTGCAAGAATGGATAGTTCAAAATACCGTTACGACCCTAATCTTGGTACAATTCACATACGTAATATGAGAGTTGACAGATATTATGCCGTCGCTTACCGAATTGAAGGTCCAACTTCAGCAAGAGAAGATGACTTGTGTTTCGGTAATCTTGCTTCAATTGCAGGTCCAAAAGATACATTAATATTAAAACTTATATATCGCCCAAATCTGCAACCCGGATTCAAGTCACTATGGGACAGGCAGATGAAGAATATTTTCGATATTAATTCCAGAAATATCAATGTAGCTGAGACAAATATCAATGTTTGGTATTTGAATAGAAACAACGACTCAACTGATGTTATAGAAGGAGCACCTGATAAACTTGTAACTATATTTCAGGTTGATCAGGTTAATAATGCAAGTGGCGCTCCACAACCAGACGGATTATTTGATTTGGTTCCACCATTCTTTGATGCAAATGAAGGTTTGATTACATTTCCAAATGTAAGACCATTTGATTCTGCACTTGTTAAATATTTCTCAAGACCGGAAATAGGCAATCCTGAACTTGCTTTTCAATATATGTTCAGTGCTCCATACGATACGACTTATGAAATTGCAAGACTTAATACAGCACGTGACAGATTCATCATCTCAGGTGAAGTATCAGGAAGAGCAAGTAACAGAATTCAGCTTGGTGGCTTCAATATTGCTCGCGGCTCAGTACGTGTTACTTTGGATGGTGTGGAATTAATCGAGAATCAGGATTATGTGATTGACTATTTCGCAGGAACCCTTACTTTGCGAAATCAAAGGGCAACTCTTCCTAATGCAAATTTGAAAGTAGAATATGAACAGCGTGATATTTTTAATATTGCTACCAAGACCCTCGCAGGTATAAGAGGTGATTTTATACTTCACAAAAGCCGAAATACTTTGGCAAATCTTGGTTTTACATTTATGCATTATGATCAGGCTGCTGTTATTGACCGTGTAAGACTTGGAGAAGAGCCAATGTCAAATTCAATCTTCGGTTTTGACGGTACACTTGATTTACAAGCTCCGTGGCTTACAAAAGCACTTGATTATTTACCGTTTTATGATACTAAAGCACCGTCTTCTCTTACTATGCGTGGTGAATGGGCTATGATTCTGCCTACACCGAATAAGAGAACCTCAGATATTGCTTCAGATAATAATGAACCGGTTGTTTATATTGATGACTTTGAAGGTGCCCAAAGATATATACCTCTTGGACTTAACGCAAGTCAGTGGTCTCACGCCTCACCTGCAGTTGATACTGATTATTGGGAACACGATACAATTGCAGTTAATTTCAAAGGCAGAATGTTCTGGTATCAGTATTTTATTCCAAGAGTTCCGATAAGAGAAGTATATCCTAATAATGAGACATATCAGGCTGGCAGAAACTTCCTTAATCCTTTGCATATAAATTTTGATCCAAATATCCGCGGTATTTATAATAAAAATCCTGAATACCTTGATGAAAATAATGAGGGCTACTTCAATCCTAATGACAGATTCTCTCAGAGAGATACAGTTAAGCCGCGTGTTTGGGGTGGTATGATGCGTCTGCTTTCTACATTTAATACAAATTTTGATAATGAGAACGTAGAATTTCTTGAGTTGATGATTAAAGTAAATGGTCGTGACCCGGGACAGACAAGGTTGTTTATTGACTTAGGTCAAATTAGTGAAGATGTCATTCCTAATCAAGTGAACGATACTGAAGACGGTATCACACCGGCAAGTCCAAGAGTAAACGGGATTATTGACCCGGGTGAAGATATCGGTATTGACGCTAAAGCTAATGACAGAGAGCGTGAAGACTATCCGTTCCCTATAAATCAGGAGCAGGATCCGGCACGTGACGACTACGCTTTTAATTTCCAAAAGGATGACAGGGACAGAACCCCTGATGACTTTGTTAAATATAATAATTATGAAGGTAATGCAACAGTTTCCGAACTTGGACAGTTTCCCGACCAGGAAGTTTTGAACCGAAATAACGGACAAGAAATTTCACTCGACAACTCATATTTTTCTTATGAAGTCAACCTATCTCAATATGACTTTGAAGCTGAACAGAATTCGCAAATCATAGGTGGTAATCCTGAAGCCGGATGGTTTTTGTACAGAATTCCAATCCGTAAACCAAATTCTTCAGTGGGTAATCCATTATTCTCAAATATCCAGTATGTAAGAGTAAGAGTTCAAGGTGGATTTTTAGATGCATCTATTGCTGACTGGCGACTTGTCGGTTCGCAGTGGCAAAGAGTCAGTAACCTTACTGAAACAGATGAAAAAGACAGTGTTTTATCTGTTGCTTTTGTAAATTTATGGGAAAACTCAGGACCTCCTGATTATTACACTATGCCTCCCGGTGTAGCCGCACCAAGATTACTTAATAATCCTGACCCTACTCGTGATGTCAGAATGAACGAACAGTCTATTGCTGTCGGTGTGAAAAACCTGAGATACGGTGAAGAAAGAATGTCAGTAAGATTTTTCAGACCAATGGACATATTTTTCTACAAAAAATTGAAATTCTTTATCCATGGTGATGGTTCGATGCCTGATGTTCTAATTCCGGGAGCAGTTCCGAAAGCCTATGCATTCATTCGATTTGGTATTGACTCATCTAATTATTATGAGTACCGCCGACCGCTTACACGTGGTTGGACTGATGTTGGTATAGACCTGATACAGCTTTCGTCAATCAAACAAATTCGTGATTCATTAGTATTGTATGACAGATTTGAGCAGCCTGTACCGGGTGATCCATATGCAACTTTCGTAGTTAAAGGAAATCCAATTTTAACTCGTGTGCAATTCTTCGGGTTAGGTATATCCAATCCGAATGAAAGATTTCCAAATGACCTTACTACAACTATGTGGGTTGATGAACTAAGACTTCTTAGTCCCGAACAAAGTGCTGATTGGTCGGGTATTGGCTCTATGAATCTAGTTCTTGCTGATTTGGGTACAATTCATGCTAATTTTCAGCAAAAATTGCCAAACTTCCATCAGCTTGAGGAGAGATTCGGTGACCGTGCCCATACTCTGAACTGGAATGTAACAATGACAGGAAATCTCGAAAAATTTGCTCCAAAAAGCTTTAATCAGATGCGAATACCAATAACATATACTCACTCAGAAATCGTTCAGACACCGGAATTTGTTGCTAATAATGATATAAACTTGAATGAAGCTGCTACTGCCGCTTATAACAAAGCTATTGCCGATGGAAAAACTCCCGGTGAAGCTCAGGCGGCAAGAGATAATGTCATTAACCGTTCTCAAACAATGCAGGTTACTGACAGTTGGGCTATAACCGGTTTCAAATTAGGTATTCCTGTGAAACATTGGCTGATATCTGAGACTTTTAATAAGGTTACTGTTGGTTATTCCTATAATCAGCAGTACGAAAGAACACCAATCTACGAGGAAAGATTTAACTGGCAGTGGCGACTTAATTTGCAGCATAATCTGAATATCCCTGAGTTGCTAGTTGTTAAACCACTGACATGGCTTGCGGGAGTGCCATTTTTTGGTGCATATAGTGAGTGGAAAATAAATTTCCTTCCGGCAATGTTTAATACAAATATTACAATGAATCGCCGCAGGCAAACTGAGCAATCACGTTTTCTTGATTTCCCAAGCCCGATTATACGCGATTTTTCGGCAAACAGATTATATAGTTTCAGCTGGAAATTAACTGAAGGAGGTTTTCTGAATCCTGTAATTGATTACTCGGTAAATACAAACAGCACATTGGTAAATCATGAATTTGATGAATTTGGAAATCAGCGTACCGGAAGTGAAATATTCAATCAAATGATGTTTAGAGACGGACAGTTGATAGACTTTGGTATAAATAATATGCACACTCAGGTAGTAACTATTAATCTCAGACCAATGCTACCCAATGTATTTAGTATAAATAAGTATTTTGATATAACAGGACTTTTCAATACTACGTATAACTGGACTGACCCGCTTCAGTCGAATCCTGAAATTAGGGATATTGTTAAAAATGCGAGTTTTAACAATTCAATCAGGTTCAGCTTAGGATTCAGATTGAAATCATTAGGTGAAGAATGGTTCGGAATTCAGCAGGCACCCAAGGCACCACCGGGTTTGAGAACAAACAGACCTCCGGACACAACCAAAAAAGCAGGACCCACAATCTCAATGCCTTTGCTGATATTGAAAACAATATTCTTTGACTGGGAAAAAGTTGACTTTGTATTCAATCAACAAAATTCATCAACAAATCCCGGTGTGTTCGGTGGTACAGGTATGCATAATTTCTGGGTCAACGGTATGACATTCCGAGAAAGTCAAATGTCGCAAGGACCGAGTTGGGCATATCAGATGGGTTTGATTGAGCATCCGCATGGAGGATTTAACCTTCTTCCTTCAGCAAGTTTTCCTTTTATCAGAGCCGAGACCTATCCCGGACTCAGACCTGCAAATGCACGATTGCAGGATAATTTCAGACAAACTACAAACCTTGAAATAAAGACTTCCAGGCCACTCTGGGAGGGTGCGAGAATTGATTTAAACTGGAAGACTGAAGTTGGATTTAACAAAAATCAAACCGTTGTTACTGATGAGTTTGGTAATCCTTCCTTTACAAACATTATTTCAGTTGAATCATTTAACAGAACTTTCCATACATTTCCTACTATTTTCGGTCTTAACGTATTCAATAATAGTATAGAGAATGTAATCCGTTTATATGAGCAGGAAAAAGTATTCATTGATCAGGCATGGGAAGCAGGCATTATAAATGATGTTGAGAGAAATCAAAGATATCAGGAAGCACTTAATAATTCATTTTATGAAGGATTGGAAGCATTTTCATTATCGAAGGGCGGAGCAGGAAAATTCCTGCCGGCTGTAAATTGGTCTATCAGATGGGAAGGACTTGAAAAATTTGCCCTTTGGAAAAACTTGATTACACGAATGTCTGTTGACCATCAGTACGTATCTACATATCAGGAGAATGCACAAATAACTGATAACGGGCGTGCCGTCCTTACTCAAACTGTTCAGTACGGCTTCCAGCCATTTATAGGTGTAAATGTTGCGTTTGATGAAGATATGCTTGATGGTATTCTTACAGCTACTCTCAGATGGTCGAATACAAAATCATACAATATTAATAATGCCGCCCGTGCAAGTGTAAATTCTCAGCTTACAAATGAAATTACAGCTCAGGCAAGCTATACTATGCGTGGATTCGAGTTCCCAATTTTTGGTATAAATCTCAAAAATGACCTTGAATACAGTTTCCTTCTTACATACAAGCGCAACAAACGTCACACATTTGATATAACAAGACCCTCTGATACTTATGCAGGTGATAACAGCGAAGGTGAAACTCTTGACGGAAATACTCAGATTATTGTCGAGCCAAGAGCAAGATATTCTCTTAGCAGCAGACTGACAGCATCATTTTTTGTCAGATATGAAGGTACTTTTACAGAAGGTGCAGCTCAGCCGGGTTTCCATACAACTCAAGTTGGATTTGATTTAAGAATCTCAATCGCCGGCGGCAGATAG